Proteins found in one Kluyveromyces marxianus DMKU3-1042 DNA, complete genome, chromosome 2 genomic segment:
- the PTP2 gene encoding tyrosine protein phosphatase PTP2, producing MSLPMSVNISPSSSTSSNSQNIASATVSGSGSRSSSGSKNGMGSGMNGNYTGSMSGSGNNNSMFKPLRWQRPNSVYVDLMDQEVSRDFCLNPVSIADIKSEDNPFFLDLTVHGYPLKDFDTLHVSFPSTLLRRPRTTFIQLVSTLHHETQTLLTEKLASCVHLVVFDDHSTIHHCNQQTSSVILKMLPYLNEINPSFSISFIEGGTSSFNKQSFPQYSPIPLPSFKINKPDDNKENHNNKHPPLKLHIPQINDPRISPNLISSASSTKMFIQSLKKDSIHYSPNSIKKYFVFHTPETLPIHVPKWLSPYNSKSDTVLEKIFEDFETLEALEVRRLEKCLMASNPPSSSESTLVSQNSHSIKLPEKQSPYNKKLSKIYSLKNLQKEYKPNGHAYESDEDVLVMKNSNRSVDEKLRMDITEELNDSSKHNLIGKLNNLSPELLPVLKKRNSTDSNLTSTCDNFNSDRNDLCNINTNSSEKSSDVEEEIVETPLGNYQMTKGIQSFTKNRYSNILPYEHSRVRLQPSPISEHLTQVSGEGSNLVEFLDKKSINLETDPKKCATKACRTNSNTLRVNDELHTVDEDVGYFSQESSPSRLCSNPVSKGDVLRDFPELESSTEPFNDYFNANYLRLPQINPDFNYIATQAPLVSTIDDFWKVVLSNNLKVIISLNSYDELDMKKWDIYWNSKSIRKHEVQVVNTYEDVFDIPGCILRVIKVSKSDFKDTSPTKRAKFEGTSKKNGTNSHIVYQLQYTKWLDSCGINMKDFIHIYHIKNILLNEPDILINALNNKTEDFLNSYKKLELVSINKNNSGSPILVHCSAGCGRTGVFITLDFLLGVLDPRSNQANKIDVWNMSADLIFIVVNELRKQRISMVQNLTQYLTCYESMLEFFYLKENV from the coding sequence ATGAGTCTCCCCATGAGCGTGAACATATCACCGAGTAGCAGCACTTCCAGCAACTCTCAAAATATTGCTAGTGCTACTGTATCCGGCAGTGGCAGTCGCAGCAGTTCAGGAAGTAAAAATGGGATGGGATCTGGCATGAATGGTAACTATACTGGAAGTATGAGTGGCAGCGGGAATAATAACTCAATGTTCAAGCCATTAAGATGGCAGCGGCCAAACTCTGTTTACGTCGATTTAATGGATCAAGAAGTAAGTAGAGATTTCTGCTTGAACCCCGTATCGATAGCAGATATAAAATCTGAAGACAAtcccttttttttggatctAACTGTTCATGGATATCCGCTAAAGGATTTCGATACCTTACATGTGTCATTCCCCAGCACACTCCTTAGAAGACCCAGAACAACGTTTATCCAATTGGTATCGACTTTGCATCATGAAACACAGACTTTGTTGACGGAAAAATTGGCAAGTTGTGTTCATttggttgtttttgatGATCATTCCACGATTCATCATTGCAATCAACAAACTTCTTCTGTTATTTTAAAGATGCTACCATATCTTAATGAAATAAATCCTTCTTTCTCCATTAGCTTTATTGAAGGCGGAACTAGTTCATTTAATAAACAAAGTTTCCCTCAATACTCACCTATACCGTTACCATCATTTAAGATCAATAAACctgatgataataaagaaaaccaTAATAACAAACACCCCCCGTTAAAACTGCATATACCCCAAATTAATGATCCTCGGATATCCCCTAATCTGATATCTTCAGCTTCCTCTACAAAGATGTTCAtacaatctttgaaaaaggatAGCATTCATTATTCACCAAattcaatcaaaaaatattttgttttccacACACCAGAGACACTTCCTATTCATGTACCGAAGTGGCTCTCACCTTACAATAGTAAAAGTGATACTGTGTTGGAAAAAATATTCGAGGATTTTGAAACTTTAGAGGCTTTAGAAGTCAGACGGTTGGAGAAATGCCTTATGGCATCCAAcccaccttcttcttccgaGTCTACACTTGTTTCTCAAAACTCACATAGCATAAAATTGCCGGAAAAGCAATCTCCAtacaacaagaaattgTCCAAAATATACTCTCTAAAGAACCTACAAAAGGAATATAAACCAAATGGGCACGCCTATGAATCAGATGAAGACGTTTTGGTAATGAAAAACTCCAACAGATctgttgatgaaaaattACGAATGGACATAACGGAAGAACTTAACGATAGTAGTAAACATAACTTGATTGGtaaattgaacaatttgtCACCGGAACTCCTTCctgttttgaaaaagaggaaTAGTACGGACTCAAACTTGACTTCTACTTGTGATAACTTTAATTCAGACAGAAATGATTTATGCAATATTAATACAAATAGCAGTGAAAAATCATCTGATGTTGAAGAGGAAATTGTTGAAACACCCCTGGGTAATTATCAGATGACTAAAGGGATTCAATCATTTACCAAAAATCGATACTCAAATATTTTGCCTTATGAACATTCTAGAGTTAGACTACAGCCGTCTCCTATTTCTGAACACCTAACCCAGGTGTCTGGCGAAGGGTCGAACCTCGTAGAGTTTTTAGATAAAAAGTCTATCAACTTAGAGACTGATCCAAAGAAGTGTGCCACCAAAGCATGCAGAACCAATTCGAATACGCTCAGAGTTAATGATGAGCTGCATACGGTGGATGAGGATGTGGGGTACTTTTCACAAGAAAGCTCTCCATCTAGGTTGTGCTCTAACCCTGTTTCTAAAGGCGATGTACTAAGAGATTTTCCTGAACTTGAATCATCAACAGAACCATTTAATGATTATTTTAATGCGAATTATTTGAGGCTTCCACAAATAAACCCAGACTTCAATTACATTGCAACTCAAGCACCTTTAGTTTCTACAATAGATGACTTTTGGAAAGTCGTTCTGTCGAATAACCTtaaagtaataatatcgCTAAACTCCTATGACGAACTTGATATGAAAAAATGGGATATATACTGGAATTCAAAATCCATAAGAAAACATGAGGTTCAAGTGGTCAACACTTACGAAGATGTTTTCGATATTCCAGGTTGCATATTACGTGTAATTAAAGTATCTAAATCCGATTTTAAGGATACTTCTCCAACTAAGAGGGCAAAATTCGAGGGAACCTCTAAAAAGAACGGAACAAATTCTCATATTGTATACCAACTCCAATATACAAAATGGTTAGACTCATGTGGCATCAATATGAAAGACTTCATCCATATCTATCATATTAAGAATATTCTATTAAATGAGCCAGATATTCTTATCAATGCGCTTAATAATAAAACGGAGGATTTCTTGAACTCTTACAAAAAACTTGAATTGGTATCcattaataaaaataaCTCTGGTTCTCCGATTTTAGTGCATTGTTCAGCTGGTTGTGGAAGAACAGGAGTTTTTATTACCCTTGATTTCCTACTAGGTGTTCTTGATCCGCGCTCAAACCAAGCAAATAAGATAGATGTCTGGAATATGTCTGCTGACTTGATTTTCATAGTAGTTAACGAACTAAGGAAGCAAAGAATATCTATGGTTCAAAATTTAACTCAATACTTAACTTGCTATGAGAGTATGTTAGAGTTCTTCTATTTAAAGGAAAACGTATAG
- the SPC29 gene encoding uncharacterized protein, whose product MDVSQFLNNVENDDTLQNIRKEYLNSKRTLQELMSNQSPTKRMEFSKRPTAAPDLRKDNNSDANKKYNNIFHNSPKANQFKRPSGNINEDEFLRIQLREAMAKSKEPKQSIPSGNIDKLSSLTRLDDLEKRLYQHELQIQTLKSELYQSNSLNRSLQQKVNLLEEHMKMISGNSYLGKTVSTANDAQVPVNVKLSGIPNSIYNGNYLDRPQSAPSTSSTSDWMRNALTDVDDTKVLLGLKKPLDRPENDSISHFSNNHNGNNEIPLFQNQRRNLSNFDDSTSRLINITGNRRS is encoded by the coding sequence ATGGACGTATCACAATTTCTCAATAACGTTGAGAATGATGATACCCTACAAAATATTAGGAAAGAGTATCTGAACTCTAAGAGGACTCTTCAAGAGCTCATGTCAAATCAAAGCCCtacaaaaagaatggaaTTCTCCAAACGACCCACTGCAGCTCCTGACCTTCGTAAGGACAATAATTCGGATGCGAATaaaaagtataataatattttccACAACTCACCGAAAGCTAATCAATTCAAACGTCCTAGTGGTAACATCAACGAAGATGAGTTTCTTCGAATACAACTGCGAGAGGCAATGGCAAAGTCAAAGGAGCCCAAACAGAGCATACCGTCTGGGAATATCGATAAATTGTCTAGTTTGACTAGACTTGATGACCTAGAAAAAAGGTTATACCAGCATGAGTTGCAAATACAAACTCTTAAAAGTGAACTGTACCAATCTAACTCTTTGAATAGATCACTACAACAAAAGGTCAATCTATTAGAGGAGCATATGAAAATGATTTCAGGAAATAGTTATTTAGGAAAGACGGTTTCAACTGCCAATGACGCTCAGGTACCAGTAAATGTTAAATTGTCAGGAATTCCCAATTCTATTTACAATGGAAATTATTTAGATAGGCCGCAAAGTGCGCCATCCACATCAAGTACTTCTGATTGGATGAGAAATGCTCTAactgatgttgatgataCCAAGGTTTTACTCGGACTAAAAAAACCGTTGGATCGACCCGAAAACGATAGCATCAGTCATTTTAGTAATAATCATAATGGAAATAATGAAATCCCTCTCTTCCAGAATCAACGAAGGAACCTGTCTAATTTTGATGATAGTACCAGTAGATTGATAAATATTACCGGGAATCGGAGGAGTTAG
- the RNY1 gene encoding ribonuclease T2-like protein, with amino-acid sequence MKLGGALLSAAFYGQLALSFDLHHLASNVNNYACPAGTPVSCSASGQVSDKCCYESPGGILLQTQFWDYAQSVGPADSFTNHGLWPDNCDGTYQQFCNTDNQIDDVSNLLNDPQFNGADAPIAGSDLLSSMETYWKSDNGDDESLWTHEYNKHGTCINTLAADCYEKWGVTSDPKKQAVYDYFRIAMDLFSKKNTYETLKAAGIVPSNDQTYSQSQIADALKQGHDGFEVHFICDDNGALNQVWYYHVLQGSLLGEQFTPIDSLEHDTKCPQDGISYPPKGQASTTPPNKPNPPSNPNPPTSGNTGSIQVSDGSSFLIRNGHLYSGGSPATFTLIEAQFGGYNLKSGAGYCSVGSSDGLLSCDQDVSQASQFDFDSDSGSIGYSGSNDWHADSQPDGNEQLPVYAGSSDSGYTFQLNFVQG; translated from the coding sequence aTGAAATTAGGTGGTGCTTTATTGTCTGCAGCCTTTTATGGGCAATTGGCACTTTCTTTTGATCTGCACCATTTGGCCTCCAATGTTAATAACTATGCTTGTCCAGCAGGTACCCCGGTGAGTTGCTCTGCTTCTGGACAAGTATCTGATAAATGTTGCTATGAATCTCCTGGTGGAATTCTCCTGCAAACTCAATTTTGGGATTATGCCCAATCTGTCGGGCCAGCTGATTCTTTTACCAACCATGGTTTATGGCCAGATAACTGCGATGGGACGTATCAACAATTTTGTAATACTGATAACCAAATTGATGATGTTTCCAATTTGTTAAACGACCCTCAATTCAATGGAGCTGATGCTCCTATAGCGGGATCTGACTTGTTGTCATCCATGGAAACCTATTGGAAAAGCGACAACGGCGACGATGAAAGTTTATGGACCCACGAATATAATAAGCATGGTACCTGTATCAACACACTAGCAGCAGACTGCTACGAAAAATGGGGTGTTACTTCTGACCCTAAAAAACAAGCTGTGTACGATTATTTCAGAATCGCCATGGATCTTTTTAGCAAAAAGAATACCTATGAAACATTAAAGGCCGCTGGTATTGTTCCAAGCAATGACCAAACATATTCTCAAAGCCAAATTGCAGATGCATTGAAGCAAGGGCATGATGGCTTTGAAGTTCATTTTATATGTGATGATAATGGTGCTCTAAACCAAGTGTGGTACTACCACGTCTTACAAGGTTCTTTGTTAGGAGAGCAATTTACTCCTATTGATTCTTTGGAGCATGATACCAAATGTCCTCAAGATGGTATTTCTTACCCTCCAAAGGGACAAGCTTCTACGACGCCTCCAAATAAGCCAAACCCACCAAGTAATCCAAACCCACCAACATCTGGAAATACTGGAAGTATCCAAGTTTCTGACGGGAGTTCCTTTTTGATTAGAAATGGACATTTATACTCTGGTGGTAGCCCTGCTACTTTTACTCTTATTGAAGCACAATTTGGTGGCTATAATTTAAAGTCAGGTGCAGGATACTGTAGTGTTGGTAGCTCAGATGGATTGCTTTCTTGTGATCAGGACGTTAGTCAAGCCTCCCAATTTGACTTTGACTCTGATAGTGGAAGCATCGGGTACAGTGGAAGTAACGATTGGCACGCTGACTCTCAACCTGATGGAAACGAACAGCTCCCTGTTTATGCTGGGTCCAGTGACAGTGGTTACACCTTCCAACTTAACTTTGTTCAAGGGTAG
- the NPT1 gene encoding nicotinate phosphoribosyltransferase codes for MKPVITSFLDTDMYKLTMHAAVFTHFKDVKVKYKYTNRSPQMTFNREAIEWLKEQFKLLGEIKLSEEELAFIKKAIPYLPKEYLEFIAEGGFEVNPEEELKFEVKEISDKPGHYELDISIEGLWIKTIWYEIPVLALVSEAYFKFVDTDWTLDGQVEKAYAKTEKLLQNNIIFSEFGTRRRRSFETQDLVMQGILKAAKDLGKSNMVLGTSNVYFAKKYNVDPVGTVAHEWMMGIASITNDYLSANKNAMDYWIETFGIEHAGLALTDTFGTDSFLKSFYPPYSDAYIGVRQDSGDPVLYTKKIAHHYNEVLNLPKFSKVICYSDSLNPDRAIEYAKVAHENGLKATFGIGTNFTNDFQRKSNPSIKSEPLNIVIKLLEVNGNHAIKISDNLGKNMGDPETVRRVKRELGYIERKYAGDNEAHRWAA; via the coding sequence ATGAAGCCTGTTATCACTTCGTTCCTCGACACAGACATGTACAAGTTGACGATGCATGCTGCCGTCTTTACCCATTTCAAGGATGTCAAAGTCAAATATAAGTATACAAACCGCTCACCTCAAATGACTTTTAACAGGGAAGCTATCGAATGGTTGAAGGAGCAGTTCAAGCTTTTGGGTGAAATTAAATTGAGTGAAGAGGAGCTTGCATTTATTAAAAAGGCTATACCTTATTTGCCCAAGGAGTATCTAGAGTTTATAGCCGAAGGTGGATTTGAAGTGAATCCAGAGGAAGAGCTCAAATTTGAGGTTAAGGAAATTAGCGACAAACCAGGCCATTACGAATTAGATATTAGTATTGAGGGCTTATGGATCAAAACAATATGGTATGAGATACCTGTGCTCGCTTTAGTGTCTGAAGCCTACTTCAAATTTGTCGATACCGACTGGACCCTAGATGGCCAAGTTGAAAAGGCCTATGCTAAAACTGAAAAGCTTTTACAAAACAACATAATCTTCAGTGAATTTGGAACAAGACGTCGTAGGTCATTTGAAACTCAAGACCTAGTTATGCAAGGGATTTTGAAAGCTGCCAAGGATTTGGGGAAGTCAAACATGGTTTTGGGGACTTCGAATGTATattttgcaaaaaaatacaacgTCGATCCAGTAGGAACAGTAGCTCATGAATGGATGATGGGAATTGCTTCTATTACCAATGATTACCTGAGTGCAAATAAAAACGCCATGGACTATTGGATTGAAACTTTTGGTATTGAACACGCTGGTCTAGCTCTTACTGATACTTTTGGAACTGAttcatttttgaagtcATTTTACCCACCTTATTCTGATGCTTATATCGGAGTAAGACAGGATTCTGGTGACCCTGTTTTGTACACGAAGAAAATTGCCCACCACTACAATGAGGTTTTGAATCTTCCCaagttttccaaagttATCTGTTATTCAGACTCGTTAAACCCAGATCGTGCCATAGAGTATGCTAAGGTGGCACATGAAAACGGGCTAAAAGCTACCTTCGGTATTGGTACTAACTTTACGAATGatttccaaagaaaatCTAATCCCTCGATCAAGAGTGAACCTCTtaatattgttattaaGTTACTGGAGGTTAACGGAAATCATGCTATTAAAATATCTGACAATTTAGGTAAAAATATGGGTGATCCAGAAACCGTCCGCAGAGTTAAAAGGGAACTTGGTTATATAGAGAGGAAGTACGCCGGAGATAATGAAGCTCATAGATGGGCTGCTTGA
- the KAP120 gene encoding karyopherin KAP120 — protein sequence MSSHLTELALVQVLEQASNPQYAGMDMQKIAEKQLKEWEVQPGFHYLLQSIYMDLSVSLQVRWLAIIQFKNGLDSYWRSTRINAISKDEKKQIRNRLFDMIDEPNDKLAIQNAQAVSRVARIDFPVEWPNLFEQIEVLLNNENVWKDQVKVYNILIHLNQIIKIIAVARIGRCRPAMQSKMPIIFPLLMRIYLCYFNKWTNTDSIEDDDISELQVSYLALKVLRRIVVDGFESPHKDKSVIEFMSISEQHFQVLLKNYQAFGSFAIYEKFIKCYCKLYFNLISSSTANFVMMPSSKSILITFTTLVIEKAPDVYRENPDSETGFWESIAIRGFLILKKILNFITKKGAVTIKVRSDKADVDAAIHKLTTEFLSEELIKKLVDLLIDWYLKLRPADLEAWSIDPEEWVNEQMSSSFEYQIRPCAENFFQNLITSFQELLGPYLLSKIDSEASQLTDSIDDLLKKDALFCAFQLSAHAVSETLDFDRLLETVFLPEASKTGASTDQLRVIRRRVALVIDGWVCVSSSDHSKQQCYQFFLHMLKIEPDKVVQLSIVQALRTMIDDWDFKKEIFEPYLESFVTIFLQQLLPEVSLTETRLYVLNTLTDLIIQTKPLVNKQLLMKILEIVPKFWDIASNDPTESILANVLLRLLRYLAISLRNYSYATWDISLNIIETACNPTSSQSSLLLEDGLELWSALLQNYDPQEQNLDERFLNITPLLLHSVETQTELLPISLEILKSYSILLPPQQFHSFPSFNEILKRTSSHLLLLRDDAYTILLEIWDILALADESENEMTILYHFSYNSVFKSVFDAIFLQEQLSPFQTSQLFKIFARISFSHPNNIITLLSDYQKNLESPLENSRLPEAQRKLVTNETPLEDIIKVFFDVWCKAYGSIYDPKLKKIHLLGMSSLLKTGAAPCLSYFAVILSMWIESLEEINENSDGDCEKYHLSDAELSPETNCEQVRLHELIRQNDPAHIISVKNFISETLSFLKNNMDEDSFQKLVLSADPVLMENLQLFMSIKPQ from the coding sequence ATGAGCTCTCATTTGACAGAACTTGCACTTGTGCAAGTACTAGAGCAAGCGAGCAATCCACAATATGCTGGAATGGATATGCAAAAAATTGCAGAAAAACAACTAAAGGAGTGGGAAGTACAACCGGGGTTCCACTATTTGCTACAGTCAATATATATGGATTTGTCTGTATCATTACAAGTGAGATGGCTCGCAATTATTCAATTTAAAAATGGTTTAGACAGTTATTGGAGATCAACAAGGATAAATGCTATATCTAAggatgaaaagaaacaaattcGGAATAGGCTATTCGATATGATAGATGAGCCTAATGATAAATTGGCCATCCAAAATGCCCAAGCTGTATCCAGAGTAGCACGAATTGATTTTCCTGTTGAGTGGCCTAATCTTTTCGAACAGATTGAGGTACTCCttaataatgaaaatgtGTGGAAAGACCAAGTTAAGGTATACAATATTCTGATTCACTTGAACCAAATCATAAAAATAATAGCCGTTGCAAGAATAGGAAGATGTAGACCTGCCATGCAATCCAAAATGCCAATTATTTTCCCACTTCTTATGAGGATATACTTGTGTTACTTCAATAAATGGACTAATACAGATTCAATAGAGGATGATGACATCTCTGAATTACAAGTTTCTTATCTAGCATTAAAAGTCCTAAGAAGAATTGTAGTCGATGGGTTTGAATCGCCTCATAAGGACAAATCTGTAATAGAGTTTATGTCCATATCTGAACAACATTTCCAGGTCTTATTGAAAAACTATCAAGCCTTTGGCTCATTTGCAATATATGAAAAATTCATTAAATGCTACTGCAAATTGTACTTTAACttaatatcttcttcaactgcCAACTTTGTCATGATGCCATCCTCTAAATCTATACTTATTACCTTTACTACGTTGGTAATCGAAAAAGCACCTGACGTGTATAGGGAGAACCCAGATTCTGAAACAGGTTTTTGGGAGTCAATTGCCATTAGAGGTTTCTTGATCCTAAAAAAGATACTAAATTTTATAACTAAAAAGGGGGCTGTAACAATTAAAGTAAGAAGTGATAAGGCTGATGTAGATGCTGCTATCCACAAGCTAACTACTGAGTTTTTATCTGAAGAACTTATTAAAAAACTCGTCGATTTGCTTATTGACTGGTATCTTAAGTTGAGACCTGCAGATTTGGAGGCATGGTCAATCGATCCTGAAGAATGGGTAAACGAACAGATGAGCTCTAGCTTTGAATATCAGATTAGGCCATGTGCTGAAAATTTTTTCCAGAATTTAATAACCTCTTTCCAGGAGCTTTTAGGGCCATATCTTTTGAGTAAAATTGACTCTGAAGCTTCCCAGCTTACGGACTCAATCGACgatcttttgaaaaaagatGCCTTATTTTGTGCCTTTCAGCTAAGTGCCCATGCTGTGTCCGAAACACTTGATTTTGACAGGCTTTTAGAGACAGTGTTCTTACCTGAAGCGTCAAAGACTGGTGCCTCCACTGATCAACTACGTGttataagaagaagggtCGCTTTGGTCATTGATGGTTGGGTCTGCGTTAGCTCATCAGACCATTCTAAGCAACAGTGTTATCAATTTTTCTTGCACATGCTCAAGATAGAACCTGATAAAGTAGTGCAATTATCTATAGTTCAAGCACTAAGAACAATGATAGATGATTGGGACTTTAAAAAGGAAATATTTGAACCATACTTAGAAAGCTTTGTCACAATATTTTTACAGCAACTTTTGCCGGAAGTATCATTGACAGAGACTAGACTTTACGTGTTGAATACATTGACCGATTTAATAATTCAAACAAAGCCATTGGTAAATAAGCAGCTTTTGATGAAGATCCTTGAAATTGTTCCAAAGTTTTGGGATATTGCAAGCAATGATCCAACCGAGTCAATCTTGGCCAATGTTCTACTTCGTCTCCTAAGATATTTAGCAATATCTTTGAGGAACTACTCATATGCTACATGGGATATTTCGTTAAATATTATTGAAACTGCTTGTAACCCGACCTCCTCGCAATCATCGCTTCTTCTAGAGGATGGTTTAGAGTTGTGGAGCGCTCTTTTGCAGAACTATGATCCTCAAGAGCAAAATTTAGATGAACGGTTCCTCAATATTACACCTTTACTCCTGCACAGCGTAGAAACACAAACTGAACTACTTCCAATATCATTGGAAATTTTAAAGAGCTATTCCATATTGTTACCACCACAGCAGTTCCATTCATTCCCCTCATTTAACgaaatcttgaaaagaacatcCAGTCatttattgttgttgagagATGATGCTTACACAATACTCTTAGAAATATGGGATATTTTAGCATTAGCAGACGAGAGTGAGAATGAAATGACCATTCTTTACCATTTCTCTTATAATTCGGTATTCAAGAGTGTGTTTGATGCTATATTCTTACAAGAACAATTATCACCTTTCCAAACAAGCCAATTGTTTAAAATATTTGCTCGAATTTCCTTTAGTCATCCTAACAACATTATAACATTGTTATCGgattatcaaaaaaatctaGAAAGTCCGTTGGAGAATTCGCGACTACCAGAAGCTCAGCGTAAACTTGTAACCAATGAAACCCCACTTGAGGACATAATAAAGGTATTCTTCGATGTATGGTGTAAAGCATATGGATCTATATATGATCCTAAACTAAAGAAAATCCACTTACTTGGTATGTCTTCTCTATTGAAAACTGGAGCTGCACCATGTTTATCCTACTTTGCTGTTATCCTCTCCATGTGGATCGAATCATTAGAAGAGATCAATGAGAACTCAGATGGTGACTGTGAAAAATATCACCTATCCGATGCAGAGTTGTCACCTGAGACAAATTGTGAACAAGTTAGACTTCACGAATTAATAAGGCAAAATGATCCTGCACATATTATTAGTGTAAAAAATTTCATATCGGAAACAttgtctttcttgaaaaataatatggaTGAGGATTCGTTCCAGAAACTTGTTTTATCTGCCGACCCAGTGTTAATGGAAAATTTACAACTCTTTATGTCAATAAAACCTCAATAG
- the RNY1 gene encoding ribonuclease T2-like protein, with the protein MKLSKTFLIGSFGIPVFCFELQHILKNDDKYSCPISLPNSCMNKTEVKDSCCYEFPGGIMLQTQFWDYIAPDGVTDPEEIVRHLGPLDSFTNHGLWPDNCDGSYAQFCNRNYDIDDVWHLLNEDEFNNDDVPVPGRSLLASMDSYWKSNTGDDESLWIHEFNKHGTCIKTISSDCYKRWGVVTDPKKQAVYDYFRIAMNLFKKKNTYEMLKTAGIEPSVDKFYTRSEISEALKNGHNGEEVHFSCDRHGALNEVWYFHSLKGSLLGEQFIPIGALKTNTNCPESKIAFYPKGHKPSSYRPPNRPHQGIRGKVRIGNGDGFLIKNGHWYSKGTPATYFLIEAPFGNFHLKTRMGYCGINNSNGIFACNKNVAQAAQFEYDPKKGYLGYNGVYDWNAQKHPRGNQQVPIYTGHSDDGINFQLKFVRG; encoded by the coding sequence ATGAAGCTAAGTAAAACGTTTTTGATAGGATCGTTTGGGATACCTGTCTTTTGCTTCGAACTACAACATATACTTAAAAATGATGACAAGTATAGCTGCCCAATAAGCCTTCCAAATAGTTGCATGAATAAAACTGAAGTAAAGGATTCTTGCTGTTATGAGTTCCCTGGCGGAATTATGCTTCAAACTCAATTTTGGGATTACATCGCACCTGACGGAGTCACCGATCCTGAGGAAATTGTTAGACATTTAGGTCCACTTGACTCCTTTACAAATCATGGGTTGTGGCCTGATAATTGTGATGGATCCTATGCCCAGTTTTGTAATCGGAATTATGATATCGATGATGTTTGGCATTTATTAAATGAAGATGAGTTCAACAACGATGACGTTCCTGTTCCAGGAAGGTCTTTACTCGCTTCTATGGATTCTTACTGGAAAAGCAACACTGGTGATGACGAAAGTTTATGGATTCACGAATTTAACAAACATGGAACATGTATCAAGACAATCTCTTCAGACTGTTATAAAAGGTGGGGTGTAGTTACTGATCCTAAAAAACAAGCAGTATACGATTATTTCAGGATAGCAATGaatctcttcaaaaaaaagaacacatATGAGATGTTGAAGACTGCTGGTATAGAGCCAAGTGTCGATAAGTTTTATACAAGAAGCGAGATATCAGAAGCATTAAAGAATGGCCACaatggagaagaagttcatTTTTCATGCGATAGGCACGGAGCATTAAACGAGGTATGGTACTTTCACTCATTAAAAGGATCTTTATTGGGGGAACAATTTATTCCCATAGGAGCATTGAAAACGAACACAAATTGCCCTGAATCAAAAATAGCATTTTATCCAAAAGGACATAAACCATCATCTTATAGGCCCCCAAACCGTCCTCATCAAGGTATTAGAGGTAAGGTAAGAATTGGTAACGGGGATGGTTTTTTGATCAAAAACGGTCATTGGTATTCAAAAGGGACACCAGCAACGTATTTCCTAATTGAAGCACCTTTTGGAAACTTTCATCTAAAGACTAGAATGGGCTATTGTGGAATCAACAATTCTAACGGAATATTTGCATGTAACAAGAATGTGGCTCAGGCCGCTCAATTCGAATATGATCCTAAAAAAGGCTATCTCGGATACAACGGTGTTTATGATTGGAATGCCCAGAAGCACCCCAGAGGTAATCAACAAGTTCCAATTTACACAGGTCATAGTGATGATGGCATTAACTTCCAATTGAAGTTTGTTAGAGGGTAA